Genomic segment of Gymnogyps californianus isolate 813 chromosome 16, ASM1813914v2, whole genome shotgun sequence:
CTGTCCCTTGGCTTGCAGCAAGCGTTCTGGTGCCTGGTGCAGATCTGCGAGAAGTACCTCCCCGGCTACTACAGTGAGAAGCTGGTGAGTGAAGAGCCCGCGGTGCCTACGGCGGTGGCAGGGACCTGTGATGTCTCCAGGCCAAaagcttccccggctcctcACCCCGGAGGGAAGGGAGCTTGAGGACATCCTGGGTGCTCCCACAGTCTCTGTGTTGTGCCGCGGCCCCCAGGAGCGTTCTGCAGTCAGGGACGGGGGGCTCAGCGTAGCTTTGCTGCCGGTATCCGTGGGGCACAGCTCCGCTCCCATAGCCAGGTCTGGAGGGTGGGCTGCTCCCCCtctggggtgggtgggtggctggGGCCGGGGTTAAGGTGCTCACCAGGGCTCTCGATGCTGTCCCTGCAGGAGGCCATTCAGCTGGACGGGCAGATCCTCTTCTCGCTGCTGCACAAGGTCTCGCCCGTGGCCTACAAGCACCTGAGCAAGCAGAAGATTGACCCCATCCTCTACATGACGGAGTGGTTCATGTGCGCCTTCTCCCGCACGCTGCCCTGGAGCTCCGTCCTGCGTGTCTGGGACATGTTCTTCTGTGAAGGTAGATGCTCCCCactgtcctcctcttcctcccggGGTGAGCGGCTGCAGCCCTTGCGGCGCATGGATGGCACtcggggctgcagcaggagtgctgctgccgctgcttGCCTGTGCCTGGCACACGGGACCCATTGTAGGGCAGGTTTGGGGCAGCCACGTGCCTGGAGTGGAGACTGGGCCGTTTTCCTGGGAGTTAGGGGACACATGCATCCCAAATCCACCCTCTTGCATGTCCTGACTGCTAGTGGGACCAGCATGTGGTGCCCCACAGCATCTGAGGGACATAGTGGGAGCGTCACCCTGTCCTGCCTGGCACTCGCTGCCTCACTTCTCCCCTTGCAGGGGTGAAGATCATCTTCCGGGTGGGCCTCGTGCTGCTCAAACACACCCTGGGCTCCTCGGACAAGCTCAAGTCCTGCCAGGGCCAGTACGAGACCATGGAGAGGCTGAGGGCCCTCAGCCCCAAGATCATGCAGGAGACCTTCCTGGTGCAGGAGGTGAGGTGCTGGGGGAGAATCTGGGGGCCCAGTGCCGCCCAGTTGGCCACGCTGCTGGACTGGGCTGCCCCTgggtgggcagagctggcaTAGCACAGGGGCAGTCCCCAAAAGGTTTGGATTTGGGGTTGCCTCTGCCTGGGGGGGTATCCCACACCCTGCCCAAGTGGCTGGGGTGCAGAGCCGGCTCCCGGTGGCAGTGGCGCTGTCAAGGGAGATGCTGATGGCACGAGTCTGTCCCCCGCAGGTCATCGAGCTGCCGGTGACGGAGCGTCAGATCGAGCGGGAGCACCTGATCCAGCTGAAGAAGTGGCGGGAGACGCACGGGGAGCTGCAGTGCAAGTCCCCCCCGCGCCTGCACGGCGCCAAGGCCATCAGCGAGGCTGAGCCCCCCACCCGCAAGGCGCTGGAGCCCGTCCCCTCCATCATCGTCCCCCCCGGGCCCGCCCCTGTGCCCAAGGCCCGTAAAAGCAAGGAGAAGAGCCGAGAAAAGGGCCCGGCCAGCCCCGCCAACGGTCCCGGGGCCGAGGGCAACGGGGCGCCCGGCTCggcctgggagctgctgcaccCCCAGGTCTCCCCCCACCACCAGTCCAAGGAGAGCCTGAGCTCCCGGGAGAGCGAGGACACGTACTTGTAGGGCCGGCGTGGCACTGGGTCCGCACCCCGGGCAGCCGGGCTCAGCTGGGCTGCGCACGGACCCGGGCTCAAGGACactgagggggggggggtgtgcggGGACCCATGGCACCCGGCCTTGGGGGCTCTGGGCTGGAGAGATGGGGACAGGCTGGCCGGCGTGGCTCCGTGGGGACAGCGTGGTCCCTGTGCAGGGATGCCCGCTCGGGGTGGGCTCGAAGCCGGGGGGCATCCGTGGGAGCTTGGCCAGGCGTGGTGACCAAAGGGTGCCACCTTTGGTCTGCGCTGGGTGCCCACCCCGGCAGGGTGCTGGCACCACGAGCGGTGGGAGCCCTGGCAGGGGGTGGCTGAGCCACCTGAGCTCCCTCCCCACGGCTGGGGGGGCCGGGCTGCCCCTCGGGCCCTTCTCCCTGTCCCAGAGCCCCTTGACCCACCGTCCCCAGGGTCCCTCCCATAGCCCCCACCCTTCTGCCCGTCCTGCGCCGGCCGGGCAGACCCAGACCCAGTTCCCGAGCACTCGCGCCTGGCGCAGGGGGACTGGGGGTACGCGAGGAGCCGGGGGACCCCTCGCCCCCCTCCTCTTTATCTAGTGAGGATATATCAAGCTGTAGCCCTCTATGTAGTACCAAATTTACCTACTCACTGAGCCTATTTATTATTCCTCCGTGGCAGTAACCGTCGCAAGGACAGGGACCGAGGttgggagctgcaggcaggataCGTCGGAGGCAGCGGAATTTGATGCCAGACCACAACCATGGGGCTAAAgccccccccacacaccccatCCCTGGGCTCCCCACATCTCAGGGGGAGCGTTCACCCTGCCGGGGCTCTCCCCACTGCTGCCGCCCACCCGAGGCCCCGGTGGAGGTGAGACGGGGTGGGTGAGTGGCCGGGTGCTCCCCGGTTGTGGggttccctctctcccccctgccctccccaagGGCCTGGGGCGGCTTTGTAAAATAAAGCGGGGAAAAACGGTTTTGTACAAAGGGGTAAATAAAGCAGGATTGTGTAAAGGCGCAGTGCCTGTGGCTCTCACCGTGTCTTCCCGTTGCCCTCCTGTGCCGTGGGGTAAAGGGGGGGCCTGGGACGGGGTGTCACctcccacctcctgctgcaTCAGTGCCAGCTTTGGGGGGGCACCCTGGCCTGGACCCAGTCACCCCTGGGGGGGATAGGTGCTGGGGAGGGTCCTGGGCAGGGTCCTGCTGCCGTCACCCCTCTGTCAGCACCCCAGCGGAGCCACCCAGGGTGGCCAAGCCCCGACCCGGCCTTGCTGTCTcacccagccctggggctgcccctgtTTGAAGTGTAAATGGGAGGACGCTGAGACCTGCCCCAGCTTGTGACAGCGGTGGTGGCTGCCAGGTCCTGGGGGGCTCCTTGGGGGGCTGGATGGGGTGAGCTCCCTTCCCggcacccagccctgcccccCCTCTCCTAATGTCACAGCTCCTGTGGCAGAACAGAGCCAGGAGACCCCCTAATTTATCCCGTGACACCCCAGAGCTCAGCTTTCCACCCACAAAATGGTGCCCAGGCCTTCTCTACCTCTGCCTGCTTCCTGCAGGCAGGAATTCTGCCCAAACCTCGTTCCTCCCtccaaaattcctttttccCAGGGGGGTGGCCACAGGACCGTGCCTGTTCGTGGTGCTGggcttcccctctgcccctgcaaACCGTGGCGGTGGGGCCGCTGCCCTGGGGTTCGGTAAATCCCAGCTGCCGGGCTGGCTTGTTGGGGCTCAGCCTCCCCAAGCCGGTGGGTTTGGTGCTGGGGCTGAGCGCGGAGGAggtgggtgggtgctggggtgagcctggctggggtggagggggtATGGTGGGCTCCCAGTGGGTCCAGTCCCAGCCTGACTGGTGCTGGTgggggctgagctgggcaggCCTGGGAGTTGGAGGGTTGGGTTCGGCTGGGGGCCCTGAGACCCTGGGTCGGGCACCCCGGGGCTCCGGGCTGGGGTTGCTCCGGGCACCCCGGGGCTCCGGGTCGGGTCCGCTGCGGGCACCCCGGGGCTCCGGGTAGGGGTACGGGGGCCGGtcccggggcggggcggggccggggcgtGGCGGGGCGTGGCAGGCGGTTGCCCCTcccgcggcgcggggcgggcccggggcgggccggggccgcgcttatagcggcggcggcggcgggggccggcgcggcgcggccgccaTGGACCTGCACATCCTGGAGCACCGGGTGCGGGTGCTGAGCCTGGCCCGCCGCGGGCTCTGGCTCTACACCCACCCGCTGCTCAAGCTGCTCTTCCTGCCCCAGCGCTGCAGGTACCGGCCTTcctccccgtcctcctcctcctcctcctcctccggtgCCCGGTACCGCTTCAGCTTCCCCACCTCGTCCCGGTGCCCGGCCCCGGGAGGCGGTGGTGTTGGGGTCGGCAGCACcggtttcttcttcttcaggTGCAAGTTCTTCAGCCTGACGGAGACTCCCGAGGACTACACCATCATGCTGGATGAGGAGGGCTTCAAAGGTACCGTGCAGTGGCTTCCACGGCCACCCTGTCCCTtgcaggctgggctggcacCGCAGACGCGAGTTGTGCACGTTCTCAGCCCGGCTGAGCGCAGCGACACTCCGGGCCTGGACCGCAGGGAGCGAGTCCCGGCTTGTAGCGAGGCTCCCTCAGTACATGCCCATCCCCATGGCTTCCAGCCGCAGAGCTTCCATCCTCTTGGCGCCTGCGCTGGGGATGTACCAGCTTGCCCGGCCGAGGCTCTCCTGGCATGGCTGCCTTTGCCCTAATAACCCcctcccaggcagagctgcatcTCCGCCGGCTCATGGGACCAGGCTGTGGAACCAGTAGGGATGGTCTGGGGGAAGcccagctgctccaggcagggGGCACGTATCTCCTGGGATGCCCACGGGCAGCACTCcaggctccctgcctgcacagggcGCTGCTGCCAGACCTCCTGCCGTCATTCCTTTGGCTGCTTTCATCTCTTCCCCCTGCCCGGTGAGGGCCAGGGCTGACCGGTGCTTTGACAGAGTGGGGCCGATTCTGCGCccgcctgggctggcaggggtGAGCCCTGCCTGGGggtgctgcctggcagcagggacCAGGTTTTGGGGTATCCTGGGGGGGTTTGAGCCCTTCCAGGTCGGTTCCCTCTCCCTGGGAGGTGTCATTCGGTGACGTCCGCGCCGCTGGTGACCCAACACGTGCCATGCATCAGCCTCACCACCGGTCCTGCCGGGGCTACCGGCCCAACGGGCCATGCCGGAGGGTCCGGATCCTGTCCTGGCTTCCCACACCCAAAACCTTCCTGCTGAGGCTGCAGGAGCCGGCCGCAGCTTATCACCTCGGATGTGCCCCAAGGAGCAAGGGTCAGCGCTCCGGCCATGGGGCGCTCGCCGGCCAGATCCagctcccacctccctccccagccctgtgctcAGGGAAGGGGCCATGGGGCCGGGCTCTCCTCCCCCAGAGCCGGAGCCGTTCCCCACGTATTGTTTTATTTCGGGGCCTGCGGACAAATATTCCTCAATCCCGAGGGGAGGGCGGGAAGTGCCGAACAATGGTCCTGCGAGCTGGCGGCCCTGCTGAGCCATGTGTACCCCCCCCGGGTCTGGGGGGCTGCCAGCGTCCCCcgctgcggggctggggaggggaccCCTGGCAGAGGAGAGCTGCACCCCCTCTCTTCCCTTAGGGATCTGGATTAAGCCCTGGGGTGGGTGGCACGGGGACAGCGGGGTCCCCCCAGGGCGCTCAGGGCCTCGCCCAGGGTGGTATTGAAAAGCGATTAAGTGGCGAGGGCTGGGACGGGTCCCCGTGTCCCCGTGTGTCCCCCCGCCGGCCCCAACGCTCGGCCCTGGGCCGGAGCCGAGGCCGTCCTGGCGCTTCCTGCGCAGGAACAGGCGCTGGAAACACCCGGCAAGGCCCCTGGAtccggccccgctcccgccccgccccgaGCCATGGTTCGGGAGTGGGGTGCGGAGCCCGTCCCGTGATGGGGTCCCCCCTCCATGGGTGCCGGATCACTCCCTGGGGTGACCTCCCCTCTGCCACTGGTGTGATGAGTTTGCCTTCTCAGCTGGGCTGGGACGCCGGGTGCCCACCGAAGGGCTGGGCGCTTGTGCGAGGCTGTCTCCCGTGGGTGCTGTTTCCCACTTttgttggggtggggggagcagtTGGGAGACCCCTTGGGTGCCCACCCCACCCTGTCCCTTCCAGGGAGCgctgtggggtggggaagggggtgcCAGGGAGGAGGGGGTTACCTGGATGAGTCCTGGGGCACCCCGGTAGCGCTAGCCCCTCTCCTGGGCAGGAGGGTGGGTGCGGTGGGGGGGACACGAGCGCAGCCCCCATCCTCTCCCCGGTCCCGGGGCAGGAAGGGGCCGGCCAGCATGCGCCCTCCCTGccaacaaaagcagctttttgggAGGCAGCCCTGGCCCCCGGCCAGCACGGGCTCGGCCCCTTCCCCGCCGGGCTGGCACGAGGTGCTGGCACCCCCGGGATGGTGGGGTGGCccttccctcatcccctccGGTACCCCGTGTCatccccccgctcccctccaGCACCCCTGGTGCTggatgctgggctgggggctcctAGGGGGCAGGGGATGAGCCGGGCAGCCCCAGGACCCTGGCAGTGCTGGTTTTGGGGTGAGGCACACCTCGACACCCACTTGCACCCAGTCCAGGGTGCtggtgcagggaggagagatgCGTCCTGGGCTTGGGGGGGGTCGTAGCCTCAGCCCCGCTCCTCCTTGCGGCCAAATTCAGACGCCGTCTCAGCGCCTGGAGTGGCTGAGCCCTGTCTGGCTCGTTCCGCTTGTGGATGGGGCTGGTCTGCACCCCCAAACCAGCATTTCCAGCCCCCTGCATGGGGCTGAtcctgtcctggctctgctgggcCAGCTCATCTCCCGAGGGACAGTGTGACATGTGGT
This window contains:
- the TBC1D10A gene encoding TBC1 domain family member 10A isoform X2: MAKSRGGGGPGSPGGRHHSLAGTRESLAEPGGDELSSLGSDSEVNGGGPEERRVDKFGFIVGSRSAEGPCPPSRRLEEVPLEVLRQRESKWLDMLNNWDKWMAKKHKKIRLRCQKGIPPSLRGRAWQYLSGSKVKLEQNIGKFDELDLLPGDPKWLDVIERDLHRQFPFHEMFVSRGGHGQQDLFRVLKAYTLYRPEEGYCQAQAPIAAVLLMHMPAEQAFWCLVQICEKYLPGYYSEKLEAIQLDGQILFSLLHKVSPVAYKHLSKQKIDPILYMTEWFMCAFSRTLPWSSVLRVWDMFFCEGVKIIFRVGLVLLKHTLGSSDKLKSCQGQYETMERLRALSPKIMQETFLVQEVIELPVTERQIEREHLIQLKKWRETHGELQCKSPPRLHGAKAISEAEPPTRKALEPVPSIIVPPGPAPVPKARKSKEKSREKGPASPANGPGAEGNGAPGSAWELLHPQVSPHHQSKESLSSRESEDTYL
- the TBC1D10A gene encoding TBC1 domain family member 10A isoform X1; translation: MAKSRGGGGPGSPGGRHHSLAGTRESLAEPGGDELSSLGSDSEVNGGGPEERRVDKFGFIVGSRSAEGPLEEVPLEVLRQRESKWLDMLNNWDKWMAKKHKKIRLRCQKGIPPSLRGRAWQYLSGSKVKLEQNIGKFDELDLLPGDPKWLDVIERDLHRQFPFHEMFVSRGGHGQQDLFRVLKAYTLYRPEEGYCQAQAPIAAVLLMHMPAEQAFWCLVQICEKYLPGYYSEKLEAIQLDGQILFSLLHKVSPVAYKHLSKQKIDPILYMTEWFMCAFSRTLPWSSVLRVWDMFFCEGVKIIFRVGLVLLKHTLGSSDKLKSCQGQYETMERLRALSPKIMQETFLVQEVIELPVTERQIEREHLIQLKKWRETHGELQCKSPPRLHGAKAISEAEPPTRKALEPVPSIIVPPGPAPVPKARKSKEKSREKGPASPANGPGAEGNGAPGSAWELLHPQVSPHHQSKESLSSRESEDTYL